In Buchnera aphidicola (Aphis aurantii), one DNA window encodes the following:
- the cysD gene encoding sulfate adenylyltransferase subunit CysD — MFKKNITHLRQLEAESIYIIREVIAEFENPVMLYSIGKDSSVMLHLAKKSFYPGRLPFPLLHVDTGWKFKEMYTFRDYISQSDNLELIIHRNTKGQSLDLDPFKDNSSKYTDIMKTDALKEAINKYKFDAAFGGARRDEEKSRSKERIYSFRDSLHQWDPKKQRPELWWNYNSQINKGENIRVFPLSNWTELDVWQYIFLEKIEIVPLYFAAIRPVLERNGVLLVINDERIKINMNEKITHKMVRFRTLGCWPLTSAIESTAQTLEDVIKETLITKTSERTGRSIDYDQKNSMESKKRQGYF, encoded by the coding sequence ATGTTTAAAAAAAATATTACTCATTTACGTCAATTAGAAGCAGAAAGTATTTATATAATAAGAGAAGTAATAGCAGAATTTGAAAACCCTGTTATGCTTTATTCTATTGGTAAAGATTCTTCTGTTATGTTACATCTTGCAAAAAAATCTTTCTATCCTGGACGTTTACCATTTCCACTTCTACATGTAGATACTGGATGGAAGTTTAAAGAAATGTATACTTTTAGAGATTATATTTCTCAAAGTGATAATTTAGAATTAATTATACATCGTAATACAAAAGGGCAATCATTAGATTTAGATCCTTTTAAAGATAATAGTTCAAAATATACTGATATAATGAAAACAGATGCATTAAAAGAAGCAATTAATAAATATAAGTTTGATGCTGCATTTGGGGGAGCTAGAAGAGATGAAGAAAAATCTCGTTCTAAAGAACGTATTTATTCATTTCGAGATTCTCTCCATCAGTGGGATCCCAAAAAACAACGCCCAGAATTATGGTGGAATTACAATAGCCAAATAAATAAAGGAGAAAATATTCGTGTTTTTCCACTATCAAATTGGACTGAATTAGATGTTTGGCAATATATTTTTTTAGAGAAAATTGAAATCGTTCCTTTATATTTTGCAGCTATACGTCCAGTCTTAGAAAGAAATGGAGTTCTTTTAGTAATCAATGATGAACGTATAAAAATTAATATGAATGAAAAAATTACTCATAAAATGGTTAGATTTAGAACATTAGGTTGTTGGCCTTTGACTAGTGCTATTGAATCGACCGCTCAAACTCTCGAAGATGTAATTAAAGAGACACTTATTACTAAAACTAGCGAAAGAACAGGTAGATCTATTGATTATGATCAAAAAAATTCAATGGAATCTAAAAAAAGACAGGGTTATTTTTAA
- the cysG gene encoding siroheme synthase CysG, which yields MDYLPIFLDLKYKNILVIGAGDVAFNKIKLLLSAHAVINIISKNLCSEIKSLLSQKKVFWISQKFKTSYLKNVFLVIAATNNTELNKKIFKKCSEFKILVNVVDDQSKCSFIFPSIINRSPILIAISSCGTAPVLLRLLRQKIEAMFPKRFGNVAKIAGQFRSIIKKRFSNLLERKRFWEKLFNSVFVQNIINGKEKEAICNLEKMIDKPDALIGEIILVGAGPGNSDLLTLRALQVMQEADVVLYDNLISQDILNLIRRDAKCIYVGKRAGIKSITQEKIIKLLIFLAKQGKKVVRLKGGDSFIFGRGGEELEAAKNANINIQVIPGITAGIGASAYSGIPLTHRNYAEGVVFITGYKCMKNIKNNWPILSDSSYTLVIYMARLQALEISKQLILHGRLKSTPIAIISQGTTINQEVIIGRLDEIDKIFKLIVSPSLLIIGNVVALHKKLEWFKDFSNTQNIKNISSII from the coding sequence GTGGATTATTTACCTATTTTTTTAGATTTAAAATATAAAAATATACTGGTAATCGGTGCTGGTGATGTTGCTTTTAATAAAATAAAGTTATTATTAAGTGCACATGCAGTAATTAATATTATTTCAAAAAATTTATGCTCAGAAATTAAATCTTTATTATCTCAAAAAAAAGTTTTTTGGATTTCTCAAAAATTTAAAACATCTTATTTAAAAAATGTTTTTTTAGTCATTGCAGCTACTAATAACACTGAATTAAATAAAAAAATTTTTAAAAAATGTAGTGAATTTAAAATATTAGTGAATGTAGTAGATGACCAATCAAAATGTTCGTTTATTTTTCCCTCTATTATAAATCGTTCTCCTATATTAATAGCTATTTCATCATGTGGAACAGCACCAGTACTACTTCGGTTATTACGTCAAAAAATTGAAGCAATGTTTCCAAAAAGATTTGGAAATGTTGCTAAAATTGCCGGACAATTTCGTTCCATAATTAAAAAACGTTTTTCTAATTTGTTAGAAAGAAAACGTTTTTGGGAAAAATTATTTAATAGTGTTTTTGTTCAAAATATTATTAATGGAAAAGAAAAAGAAGCTATTTGCAATTTAGAAAAAATGATTGATAAACCTGATGCATTAATAGGGGAAATTATTTTAGTTGGAGCTGGTCCTGGGAATAGTGATTTATTAACTTTGAGAGCCTTGCAAGTTATGCAAGAAGCAGATGTGGTTTTATATGATAACTTAATTTCTCAAGATATATTAAACCTTATTCGTAGAGATGCAAAATGTATTTATGTAGGAAAGCGAGCTGGAATAAAAAGTATTACACAAGAAAAAATAATAAAATTATTAATTTTTTTAGCTAAACAAGGTAAAAAAGTTGTTCGTTTAAAAGGAGGAGATTCTTTTATATTTGGTCGAGGAGGTGAGGAATTAGAGGCCGCAAAAAATGCAAATATTAATATTCAAGTTATCCCTGGAATTACAGCTGGAATCGGTGCATCCGCTTATTCTGGTATACCATTAACTCATCGTAATTATGCAGAAGGAGTGGTATTTATTACAGGTTACAAATGTATGAAAAATATTAAAAATAATTGGCCTATATTGTCCGATTCTTCTTATACATTAGTGATTTATATGGCACGTTTACAAGCTTTAGAAATTTCTAAACAACTTATTTTACATGGTCGTTTAAAATCTACTCCTATCGCAATTATTAGCCAAGGTACTACTATAAATCAAGAAGTAATTATAGGACGATTGGATGAAATTGACAAAATATTTAAACTAATTGTTAGTCCATCTTTATTAATTATAGGAAACGTAGTTGCATTACATAAAAAACTAGAATGGTTTAAAGATTTTTCTAATACTCAAAATATTAAAAATATTTCTTCAATAATATAA
- the cysI gene encoding assimilatory sulfite reductase (NADPH) hemoprotein subunit, which translates to MIKNFKKSSLTLTKEEYIKKNSNYLRGTIVDDLKNEVTNGFDGDNFSLIRFHGMYQQDDRDLRVERNEQKLEPRYAMMLRCRLPGGVISSKQWLKIDSFATNNTLYKTIRLTNRQTFQLHGILKKNLKNIHQILNKMGLDSLGTANDVNRNVLCTSDPMESSVHQECYLWAQKISNFLLPQTKAYAEIWLDHKKVFSTDQEPILGTTYLPRKFKTTVVIPPDNDVDLYANDMNFVAIIEKKKIIGFNVLIGGGLSIVHGNKKTWPFLALELGYISIDKTLSVAKAIVTTQRDWGNRNDRKNAKTRYTIDNIGLDVFKKEVETRANITFELIRPYSFTTRGDKIGWKKDINNNWSLTIFVQNGRVCDNKDQLLKSGLLKIANIHNGKFRITSNQNIIISEILSENKSKIEKIAIAYGLIKKISKLRENSMACVSFPTCPLAMAEAERMLSMFITKVENIMLKYGVEKEVIILRVSGCPNGCGRSLLAEIGLIGKAIGKYNLYIGGNRIGSRIPKIYQENITEKEILVHLEFLIKNWSIYRKENEDFGDFVIRKKIVKEIINPIHDFWS; encoded by the coding sequence ATGATAAAAAACTTTAAAAAATCATCTTTAACTCTGACTAAAGAAGAGTATATTAAAAAAAATAGTAATTATCTTCGAGGAACTATTGTTGATGATTTAAAAAATGAAGTGACTAATGGTTTTGATGGAGATAATTTTTCATTAATTCGTTTTCATGGTATGTATCAACAAGATGATCGTGATCTTCGTGTAGAACGGAATGAACAAAAATTAGAACCTCGTTATGCTATGATGTTACGCTGCAGACTGCCCGGCGGGGTTATATCCTCTAAGCAATGGTTAAAAATTGATTCTTTTGCTACAAATAATACATTATATAAAACTATCAGATTAACTAATCGTCAAACCTTTCAATTGCATGGTATTTTAAAAAAAAACTTAAAAAATATTCACCAAATATTAAATAAAATGGGTTTAGACTCTTTAGGTACAGCAAATGATGTTAATAGAAATGTTCTTTGTACATCTGACCCTATGGAATCATCAGTTCATCAGGAATGTTATTTATGGGCTCAAAAAATTTCTAATTTTTTATTACCTCAAACAAAAGCATATGCTGAAATTTGGCTAGATCATAAAAAAGTTTTTAGTACTGATCAGGAACCTATTCTTGGTACAACATATTTACCAAGAAAATTTAAAACAACAGTAGTTATACCTCCTGACAACGATGTAGATTTATATGCAAATGATATGAATTTTGTAGCTATTATCGAAAAGAAAAAAATAATTGGTTTTAATGTTTTAATAGGTGGTGGATTGTCTATTGTTCATGGAAATAAAAAAACTTGGCCTTTTCTTGCTCTGGAATTAGGTTATATTTCAATTGATAAAACTTTATCTGTTGCTAAAGCTATAGTTACAACACAACGAGATTGGGGTAATAGAAACGATCGTAAAAATGCTAAAACTAGATATACTATAGACAACATAGGATTAGATGTATTTAAAAAAGAAGTCGAAACAAGAGCAAATATAACTTTTGAATTGATTCGTCCTTATTCATTTACCACTAGAGGAGATAAAATCGGTTGGAAAAAAGATATTAACAATAACTGGAGTTTAACAATATTTGTACAGAACGGACGTGTATGTGATAATAAAGATCAATTATTAAAGTCGGGATTGTTAAAAATTGCAAATATTCATAATGGAAAATTTAGAATTACATCAAATCAAAATATCATTATATCAGAAATACTAAGCGAAAATAAAAGTAAAATTGAAAAAATTGCAATAGCTTATGGATTAATTAAAAAAATTAGTAAATTACGTGAAAATTCAATGGCTTGTGTTTCTTTCCCGACTTGTCCGTTAGCAATGGCAGAAGCAGAGCGTATGTTGTCGATGTTTATTACTAAAGTAGAAAATATCATGTTAAAATATGGTGTAGAAAAAGAAGTGATTATTTTACGTGTATCAGGATGTCCTAATGGTTGCGGAAGATCTTTATTAGCCGAAATTGGTTTAATTGGAAAAGCTATAGGTAAATATAATTTATACATAGGTGGAAATAGAATTGGGAGTAGAATTCCAAAAATATACCAAGAAAATATTACAGAAAAAGAAATTTTAGTTCATTTGGAATTTTTAATAAAAAATTGGTCTATTTATCGAAAAGAAAATGAAGATTTTGGTGATTTTGTTATTAGAAAAAAAATTGTAAAAGAAATTATTAATCCTATTCATGATTTTTGGAGTTAA
- a CDS encoding assimilatory sulfite reductase (NADPH) flavoprotein subunit yields the protein MQNKSSFNSMFPLSLEQIDFLKDFEKNGSTIQFAWLSGYFWNLANQNSSNVETKTSTFSLEKKKTNNIITILSASQTGNARLLSERLHKYLNDNNQQACLISSSDYNFKKIKDEKLLILIISTQGEGEPPEEALSLYKFIMSKRAPKLDNLKYSIFSLGDSSYDLFCQAGKDFDKRFCELGATQLLNRLDADIEYEEEYVKWSKELLILINKTVTPCSSFLKKNLVSDSETSVYTKYKPAIATILNNQKITGRNSSKDIRHIELDISNLNLKYTPGDALGVWYQNNSDLVNKILKLLSINTSDIVTVKNKNKNIFDALKNNFELTNNTKNIVNKYTDITQNKFLKEIIVDNKKLESYVKITPLVQMISDYPSKISAQKFVSILRPLTPRLYSISSSQSENNDEIHITVSVIKKNISGYLHLGGASGYLSELLNIGDKLKIFIEKNDNFRLPQNKQTPIIMIGSGTGIAPYRSFMQERDNDGSVGRNWIFFGNQNFTEDFLYQIEWQKYLKKGLLTKMTLAWSRDQKDKIYIQDKIREQGKEIWEWIKENAHIYICGNASKMAKDVEKALLYVIRKYGNMSLEGSNEFVNNLRLQKRYQRDVY from the coding sequence ATGCAGAATAAAAGTTCTTTTAATTCTATGTTTCCGTTAAGCTTAGAGCAAATAGATTTTTTAAAAGATTTTGAAAAAAATGGTTCTACAATTCAATTTGCTTGGCTTTCAGGTTATTTTTGGAATTTAGCTAATCAAAATTCTTCTAATGTTGAAACAAAAACCAGTACATTTTCTTTAGAGAAAAAAAAAACAAATAACATAATCACAATTTTATCAGCTTCGCAAACTGGTAATGCTCGTCTTCTTTCAGAGCGTCTTCATAAATATTTAAATGATAATAATCAACAAGCTTGTTTAATTAGTTCTTCTGATTATAATTTTAAAAAAATAAAAGATGAAAAATTGTTAATATTAATCATTTCAACTCAAGGTGAAGGTGAGCCTCCTGAAGAAGCATTGTCTTTGTATAAATTTATTATGTCTAAAAGAGCACCAAAATTAGATAATCTCAAATATAGTATATTTTCATTAGGAGATAGTTCTTATGATTTGTTTTGCCAAGCCGGAAAAGATTTTGATAAACGATTTTGTGAATTAGGAGCTACACAATTACTTAATCGATTAGATGCTGATATTGAATATGAAGAAGAGTATGTAAAATGGTCTAAAGAACTGCTCATTTTAATTAATAAAACAGTTACACCTTGCTCATCTTTTTTAAAGAAAAATTTAGTTTCTGATAGTGAAACTAGTGTATATACAAAATACAAACCTGCTATAGCAACTATTTTAAATAATCAAAAAATTACAGGTCGAAATTCAAGTAAAGATATTCGTCATATTGAACTAGATATTAGCAATCTAAATCTTAAGTATACACCTGGTGACGCATTAGGAGTATGGTATCAAAATAACAGCGATTTAGTAAATAAAATATTAAAATTATTATCTATAAATACATCTGATATAGTTACGGTTAAAAATAAAAATAAAAATATTTTTGATGCTTTAAAAAATAATTTTGAATTGACTAATAATACTAAAAATATTGTAAATAAATATACTGATATTACACAGAATAAATTTTTAAAAGAAATTATAGTAGATAATAAAAAATTAGAAAGTTATGTAAAAATAACTCCTTTAGTTCAAATGATTAGTGATTATCCTAGTAAGATCTCTGCTCAAAAATTTGTTAGTATTTTGCGACCTTTAACTCCAAGATTATATTCTATTTCTTCATCGCAATCTGAAAATAATGATGAAATTCATATTACAGTTAGCGTTATAAAAAAAAATATCTCTGGTTATTTACATTTAGGTGGAGCTTCGGGTTATTTATCAGAATTATTAAATATTGGTGATAAACTAAAAATTTTTATCGAAAAAAATGATAATTTTCGATTACCTCAAAATAAACAAACACCAATTATCATGATTGGTTCGGGAACTGGAATAGCTCCGTATCGATCATTTATGCAAGAACGAGATAATGATGGTTCTGTTGGAAGAAACTGGATTTTTTTTGGAAATCAAAATTTTACCGAAGATTTTTTATATCAAATAGAATGGCAAAAATATTTAAAAAAAGGTTTGCTTACTAAAATGACTTTAGCATGGTCAAGAGACCAAAAAGACAAAATATACATACAAGATAAAATAAGAGAGCAGGGAAAAGAAATATGGGAATGGATCAAAGAAAATGCACACATATATATCTGTGGAAATGCTTCTAAAATGGCTAAAGATGTTGAAAAAGCGTTGCTATATGTTATTAGAAAATATGGTAATATGAGTTTAGAAGGTTCAAATGAGTTTGTAAATAATTTACGTTTACAAAAACGTTATCAAAGAGATGTATATTAA
- a CDS encoding thioredoxin domain-containing protein yields MKKILIFLCSILFSYTTLALEITNTREYNIRKKYIPNTPKIMQFFSFLCPYCYNLEKTYHIRNLIKKNINKNINIKTYHVDFLGDKFGKFLTKIWIIAEQIGVEEKIIMPIFKEIQENHTISNIDKIKNIFLKKTGISIKQYNQFWNSFVIQMLIKKNDNDIKKTQVNYVPSILINGRYTIEYSRLEMLFKKQFPKKYIELIQFLLSINNKN; encoded by the coding sequence ATGAAAAAAATATTAATTTTTTTGTGTAGTATACTTTTTTCTTATACTACTTTAGCTCTAGAAATCACTAATACAAGAGAATATAATATAAGAAAAAAATATATTCCTAATACTCCTAAAATAATGCAATTTTTTTCTTTTTTATGCCCATACTGTTATAATCTCGAAAAAACATATCATATAAGAAATTTAATAAAAAAAAATATAAATAAAAATATCAACATAAAAACATATCATGTTGATTTTTTAGGGGATAAATTTGGAAAATTTTTAACAAAAATATGGATAATAGCTGAACAAATAGGAGTTGAAGAAAAAATCATTATGCCTATTTTCAAGGAAATTCAAGAAAATCATACAATAAGTAATATTGATAAAATTAAAAATATATTTTTAAAAAAAACTGGGATAAGTATAAAGCAATATAATCAATTTTGGAATAGCTTTGTTATACAAATGTTAATCAAAAAAAATGATAATGACATAAAAAAAACACAAGTAAATTATGTTCCATCTATATTAATCAATGGTAGATATACAATTGAATATTCCAGGTTAGAAATGTTATTTAAAAAACAATTTCCAAAAAAATATATAGAATTAATTCAATTTTTATTATCAATAAATAATAAAAATTAA
- a CDS encoding 5'-3' exonuclease, which produces MYYAQKKPVIIIDGTLYLYRSYFTYQYFKNDQENPYGAIYGILKTIKNILSKYYNSKKIIVMFDSSKKTFRNQIFNEYKKNRPKMPNELYIQIKPLFHILKEIGIKTLSIPGVEADDIIGSFAHKVEKSGEQVLIISNDKDMIQLLTNNISIFNTSNNTIITPKKIQEKYGIYPKEFIDLLALMGDKSDNIPGIPKIGIKTALFLLQKFSNIQNIYNNLEKIKFLSLRNANNVSNQLKIYKDTAFLSYKLAQININVPICINSDDIILKKISLYKLSNMIKEYNITQKKYL; this is translated from the coding sequence ATGTATTACGCACAAAAAAAACCAGTTATTATAATAGATGGTACTTTATATTTATATCGATCATATTTTACTTATCAATATTTTAAAAATGATCAAGAAAATCCATATGGAGCAATATATGGAATATTAAAAACAATAAAAAACATTTTATCAAAATACTATAATTCAAAAAAAATTATTGTTATGTTTGATTCATCTAAAAAAACATTTAGAAATCAAATATTTAATGAGTATAAAAAAAATAGACCTAAAATGCCTAACGAACTTTATATTCAAATAAAACCTCTTTTTCATATATTAAAAGAGATTGGAATTAAAACCTTAAGTATTCCTGGGGTGGAAGCAGATGATATTATTGGAAGTTTTGCTCATAAAGTAGAAAAATCTGGAGAACAAGTGTTAATTATCAGTAACGATAAAGATATGATACAACTTTTAACAAACAATATTAGTATATTCAATACCAGCAATAATACAATTATTACCCCAAAAAAAATACAAGAAAAATATGGTATTTATCCTAAAGAATTTATTGATCTTTTAGCTCTTATGGGAGATAAATCTGATAATATTCCAGGAATTCCTAAAATAGGTATAAAAACTGCTTTATTTTTACTTCAAAAATTTTCAAATATTCAAAATATTTATAATAATCTTGAAAAAATAAAATTTTTATCTCTAAGAAATGCTAATAATGTTTCAAACCAACTGAAAATATATAAAGATACTGCTTTTCTTTCATATAAATTAGCACAAATAAATATAAATGTTCCTATCTGTATAAATTCTGATGATATTATTTTAAAAAAAATCTCTTTATATAAATTATCTAATATGATTAAAGAATATAATATTACACAAAAAAAATATTTATAA
- the yihA gene encoding ribosome biogenesis GTP-binding protein YihA/YsxC, with protein MSIIDYNKTFFLKSVSKISKINIEYGIEVAFIGYSNSGKSSAINALTNQKKLARCSKTPGSTQLINFFQVINNFRIVDLPGYGYAKCPILIKLKWEKLIYNYLKNRKFLKGLVLLMDIRNPLKVYDQNIINIILDQNIPVFILLTKCDKLTLSQQKIQFQTVYKRLQVLLKEFQIEFFSSSKKIGIRKLQFQLNSWYKKYQ; from the coding sequence TTGAGTATTATAGATTATAATAAAACTTTTTTTTTAAAAAGTGTTTCTAAAATTTCCAAGATAAATATTGAATATGGAATTGAAGTTGCTTTTATTGGGTATTCTAATTCAGGAAAATCTAGTGCTATTAATGCTTTAACAAATCAAAAAAAATTAGCTAGATGCAGTAAAACACCTGGTTCTACTCAGCTAATTAATTTTTTTCAAGTTATTAATAATTTTAGAATAGTTGATCTTCCTGGTTATGGTTATGCCAAATGTCCGATATTAATCAAATTAAAGTGGGAGAAATTAATATATAATTATTTAAAAAACAGAAAATTTTTAAAAGGTTTAGTTTTATTAATGGATATTAGAAATCCTTTGAAAGTTTATGATCAAAATATTATTAATATCATTTTAGATCAAAATATACCTGTTTTTATATTATTAACTAAATGTGATAAGCTTACATTAAGCCAGCAAAAAATACAATTTCAAACTGTATATAAAAGATTACAAGTTTTATTAAAAGAATTTCAAATTGAATTTTTTTCATCATCTAAAAAAATTGGAATTCGTAAGCTTCAGTTTCAATTAAATAGTTGGTATAAAAAATATCAATAA
- the typA gene encoding translational GTPase TypA, whose product MHQKIRNIAIIAHVDHGKTTLVDQLLQQSGTFGKHEEKTERIMDSNDLEKERGITILSKNTSIKWKEYKINIVDTPGHADFGGEVERVMSMVDSVLLVVDALDGPMPQTRFVTQKAFKYGLNPIVVINKIDRKNSRPDWVVDQVFDLFVNLDANDKQLDFPIIYTSAIYGTSGVNYRQLENNMTPLYEAIIKYVPAPNVDPNEKFQMQISQLDYDNYLGLIGVGRVKQGQIKNNEPVTIINYLGKHANGKINKVLNYFGIKRIEVEKGEAGDIIAVTGISKLNISDTICHPENLKALPVLNIDQPTVNMFFLVNTSPFSGKEGKYITSRQILERLKKETMHNVALQVKETKDANIFSVSGRGELHLSILIENMRREGFELQVSRPKIIFREKNNIIEEPFEYLTLDIEEKHQGNIMKFVGERKGELKNIIVESNKRIRLEYVLSSRALIGFRSEFMSITSGTGICYTSYSHHEKKQENDIGQRKNGVLISNGTGTAVGFALFNLQERGKLFLGHGSEVYEGQIIGLHNRSNDLTVNCLTGKKLTNMRASGTDEAIVLTTHTKFTLEEALSFINDDELVEITPHSIRLRKRYLKENERKKSNRNKNHFN is encoded by the coding sequence ATGCATCAAAAAATAAGAAATATTGCTATTATAGCACATGTTGATCATGGAAAAACAACCCTAGTTGATCAACTATTACAACAATCAGGAACTTTTGGAAAACATGAAGAAAAAACTGAACGTATCATGGATTCTAATGATCTAGAAAAAGAACGAGGTATTACAATATTATCTAAAAACACCTCTATAAAATGGAAAGAATATAAAATCAACATTGTAGATACACCTGGTCACGCAGATTTTGGTGGTGAAGTAGAAAGAGTCATGTCTATGGTAGATTCAGTATTGTTGGTAGTAGATGCTCTAGATGGGCCTATGCCACAGACGCGATTTGTCACTCAAAAAGCTTTTAAATATGGTCTTAATCCTATTGTAGTTATTAATAAGATTGATAGAAAAAATTCTCGTCCTGATTGGGTTGTAGATCAGGTATTTGATCTATTTGTCAATTTAGACGCGAACGATAAGCAACTTGACTTTCCTATAATATATACCTCTGCAATTTATGGAACATCTGGTGTTAATTATCGTCAACTAGAAAACAATATGACACCATTATATGAAGCAATTATTAAATATGTACCCGCTCCCAATGTTGATCCTAACGAAAAATTTCAAATGCAAATTTCTCAACTTGATTATGATAATTATCTAGGGTTAATAGGTGTTGGTCGAGTTAAGCAAGGTCAGATAAAAAATAATGAACCAGTAACTATCATCAATTATCTAGGTAAACATGCAAATGGAAAAATTAATAAAGTATTAAATTATTTTGGAATAAAACGAATAGAAGTAGAAAAAGGAGAAGCTGGAGATATAATTGCAGTAACAGGTATTAGTAAATTAAATATATCTGATACAATTTGTCATCCGGAAAATTTAAAAGCTTTACCTGTATTAAATATTGATCAACCCACAGTTAATATGTTTTTTTTGGTAAATACATCTCCATTTTCTGGTAAAGAAGGAAAATATATTACATCTCGTCAAATATTAGAAAGATTAAAAAAAGAAACGATGCATAATGTCGCATTGCAAGTAAAAGAAACAAAAGATGCTAACATTTTTTCTGTATCTGGACGAGGTGAATTACATTTGTCTATATTAATTGAAAATATGCGACGTGAAGGATTTGAGTTACAAGTTTCTCGACCAAAAATTATCTTCCGAGAAAAAAATAATATTATAGAAGAACCATTTGAATATTTAACTTTAGACATTGAAGAAAAACATCAAGGTAATATTATGAAATTTGTAGGAGAAAGAAAAGGTGAGCTAAAAAATATAATTGTAGAATCAAATAAAAGAATACGTCTTGAATATGTTTTATCAAGTAGAGCATTAATAGGTTTTCGTTCTGAATTTATGAGTATTACTTCTGGAACTGGAATATGTTATACATCTTATAGTCATCATGAAAAAAAACAAGAAAATGATATTGGCCAAAGAAAAAACGGTGTTTTAATTTCAAATGGAACAGGAACAGCTGTAGGATTTGCTTTATTTAATTTACAAGAAAGGGGAAAACTATTTTTAGGTCATGGAAGTGAAGTATATGAAGGACAAATAATAGGACTTCATAATCGATCTAACGATTTGACTGTAAATTGCTTAACAGGTAAAAAATTAACTAATATGAGAGCATCCGGAACTGATGAAGCTATAGTCTTAACTACTCACACAAAGTTCACTTTAGAAGAAGCATTATCTTTTATTAATGATGATGAATTAGTTGAAATTACCCCTCATTCTATACGACTTCGAAAACGATACTTAAAGGAAAACGAACGAAAAAAATCAAATAGAAATAAAAATCACTTCAATTAA
- the gmk gene encoding guanylate kinase, which produces MSQGILFIISAPSGTGKSSLIKGLLETQCLYNIQVSISHTTRIMRPGESHGKHYYFISKKEFRVMIKQKSFLEYAKVFNNYYGTSREFIEKMLLSGIDVFLDIDWQGASQIRYKVPNSKSIFLLPPSKDILYKRLRERGQDSDKVISKRMEKAVDEMNHYSEYDYLIINDDFKKAISDLKTIIIAEHLCLFHQKKKHNILISQLLNT; this is translated from the coding sequence ATGTCACAAGGTATTCTTTTTATTATTTCAGCTCCTAGTGGAACAGGAAAATCTAGCTTAATTAAAGGATTGCTTGAAACGCAATGTTTATACAACATTCAAGTTTCTATATCTCATACAACTAGGATTATGAGACCTGGTGAGTCTCATGGAAAACATTATTATTTTATATCTAAAAAAGAGTTTCGAGTTATGATTAAACAGAAGTCTTTTTTAGAATATGCTAAAGTATTTAATAATTACTACGGAACTTCACGTGAATTTATTGAAAAAATGTTGCTTTCTGGAATTGATGTTTTTCTTGATATTGATTGGCAAGGAGCTAGTCAAATTCGATATAAAGTACCTAATTCAAAAAGTATTTTTTTATTGCCTCCATCTAAAGATATATTATATAAAAGATTACGAGAAAGAGGTCAAGATAGCGATAAAGTAATTTCAAAACGTATGGAAAAAGCTGTAGATGAGATGAATCATTATTCAGAGTATGATTATTTAATTATTAATGATGATTTTAAAAAAGCTATAAGTGATTTAAAAACTATTATTATTGCTGAACATTTATGCTTATTTCACCAAAAAAAGAAACACAACATATTAATTTCTCAATTATTAAATACTTAA